One Fundulus heteroclitus isolate FHET01 chromosome 8, MU-UCD_Fhet_4.1, whole genome shotgun sequence genomic window, tactAATAACAAGACAAAAGATGAGGGTCCAAGACAAGGTCCAGGATGATGCTCTATATTTTCCACTCTGGGAAAGAAGTTTTCTGTGGTTTGTTTCAACTTAGTCTGAGCTTCTGTTTGATATTTGTTGAATCATTAAAAGCAGTTAGTTAACAGTCAGTAGCAGCATTTCACAATTTTTACCTGTTATAGCCTGGAATCAGTAAATCCTTCATATCTATAATACTATTATTTGCTGCTTCAAATTTCATTGGACACCCTATAAAAACTCTGGATCCCTCTTTGCCCCCTCACTCATAATTCTCTAGTGCCGCTACTGGCAGGAACCCTCATATACCTGGGGTGTCTGGATATATTTTTGTTGGAAGCACATTTTCTAGTCTGTTAGACAGTGCTGCAACAAGGAGTTTATAATCTCCATTTCCTAGAGACATAGGTCTGTAGCTGCTGCATTGTTGTTTGCCTTTCCCCTTTTATGGAACAGTGTAATGGGGCTTTTTCTCATACTCATGTGGAGTTGGCTGTTTTCCAGTGCACTGTTACACACCACTGACTTCCTAGGAGGAAGTATGTCACACACTATTTTACAAAAGGTTTGCTGAAAAGGCATCTTCCCCAGGCGTCCCTCCTAACTTCATACCATTGATAACATTATTTACTTCCTGTACAGAGATGTCTCTTTCCAGTAGGTGCTTATCTTTTAGGAGAAATAGATGGGATTTCTAAAGCTGAGAAGCACTTAAGATTGTCTGTAGAAATACCCCTTTGTGACAATTTCAGTTCCTGGTAACATTCCTGATAAGTATTACATGTTTCTCTCTTCCCTCTACCTaattggtttttattatttggaatAGATGGAATGGATTTTGTGTGCTCAGTTGCTTAACCCTGTGAGCCAACAATTTCCCTGCCTTTTCACCAGATTTGTAAAATTGCTGTTTagcacagagcagagcaaatTCCACTTTCTTTTGAAGAATACTATTTATTTCACAGCTTCAGGCATTTATTTGGTTAGAAGTGCCTTCGTGTGCATATTGGTGTCTAAGATTCTTTAGTTGTTGTTCCAGCCCAGCCAACCTGTCTTTCTCTTTCCTCTTGGGATATGAGCAATGTTGTATTAATTGTCCACATAGGACTGCCTTAAATGCTGAGTCTATGAATGCAAATGATGCATCGTTTTGTGAAAGGCCATTATTAAATTTTTAGCACTTTGCCTGGTCTACAATGTGGAGGGTGGATATAGTTTCCAGCCATTGTGTGGTGAGAGAAAACAATATTTCCATTCGAGACATATTGTATACAATTAGTATATAATCAATCCTGATATATGATTGTGTAGGTGAGAAAAAGAGCTGTAGTCTTTTTCTAAAGTATGAAGCGTGTGTCATCCTTTTAAGTTTAGGGGAGTTTGAGTCCCTGCTCCAAATAAAATTCAGTGGGTTACTTCATGTGATCAGCACAAATAAAGTATACTGACAACGAATCATGggctttcaaattttttaaaaaagtgcaatgAGGGAGTTACCGTGAATGTTAAGTGTAAATATTCTCAGTAACCCCATGACAACCCCTtaattgtgtttggaatgactCCAAGGGTGATCCCTGCCGCCTGCTTCCACATCCTTGCCTGTGTTCAAACCTCTGAACGTCCACCCGGCATTTTTGTACAAACTCGCTACATTTTTCTTAGcacatttaactgttttatgtGTAATGGCGAGCTGATTCACTGAGCTGGTCCGAGCTGGGAGCAGGAAGGATGCTCATCGTCAGACACTCTCTGTGTAGCAGACAGATGTGCAGTGGCTGCCTGGTGGAGATTAGATGTCACCAGGTATTCAACTAGCTCATTCAACTAGCTGGCTAAACATCTCAGTGCTCCGCAGTGGAGGCTTTTTCGGATGTTTAACTCCGATGTATTGTAGGTCGTGGTGGAGCTTTCACCTCTCAAACAGTAcaaacagcttcctcagtacaaataaatgcactagGGACacgtgagagacccatccaaaatGGCGGCTGAGCTGAACGTCAGCTCCAATAGGCAGTGCCACTCCGTGGGGCATCTACCTTTATAATATCTATGGTATTCTCCTATCAATCCTCTTATCAAATGGAAAGTCTCACTAGAAAGTCATATTTCTGTAAATGTGAGGGGGTTCAATCAGATAGCTTTCAAAAGTGGGGGGACACGTCCCCTTCACACATAATTGTTGTGACGTGCATGAGTGGATCAGTAGTTCGCTGATCCGATTCTTCTTTGTGGAACCCGACGACTCGCTTGTGAAGACCAGTGCAACCTTCCAGTCATTGAGAAGGTTTGTGGCTTTCATTCAGTGTTTATTTCACTCCACTGAGTTGGTCTCGGCCATGAACCTGTCTGTCCTCCTTTCAGTGCTCTCAGAGTGTGTTCCAGTCCATTCCCGACTCACATTAATAAAAGTCTTAAAAGCCACATTTGTTGTCTCACTGAATTATTGGGTCTCCAATAATTATTGGTGCACCAATAATCCCACTGAATTATTGGTGCATTACAAGATCTGTaaccacaaataaaaatgtttatatatatatataaatatatatatatatatatatatatatatatatatatatatatatatatatatatatatatatatatattaacaaaGAAAATTAACTATGTCATCTATATATTGGATGCAAACCTctctttttgcaccaaataaggacaatttttatttcaacatttcatttcaaatgtGGTAATCCTCTCCAAATAGATTTGCATTTTGCGTGTAATGACAATGATCACACATGCTCTCCTTGGGCCCCAAGGAACTTTGGAGCGGAGCTAGACGGGGTAACCGCAGAAGACTCACAGAGGCGGTCTGGAATGgagcggaggatgtggaattatAGGGTCAGACAGGAGACTGTACAGATTCTGAATCCCAGGTTTCTTTGAAGATTCAGTCTTTACCTCAGTCAGCGAGATGATGATGTTCACATGCGTTTTCCTCTTGCGTAGTCTTGTGGATCTGAAGAAAAAGGGACCAAGAGCTGCTGTATGTGGGAGACAAATGAAGCAAAAGATTTCTAGAGAATACCAAAGTATTCTAGAGAAAAATGTATAGCCATCGGTCCAACGGCAGGATCTTAGTTCAAAGTAGATCGCGCAACGAAAAAGTGAACTGAAATACAACAGGAAATCTTCAACAGGACTGCTAAAAATTCAAAGATTCGCCATGATGCAAAGGGCCAGACCTCAACCTAAAATCAGTGCTGTAATAGGACCTTGATGCCGGGCTCACATTGAATGCGGTGTGGAACCCAAATCAGgcttttatctctgttttacacatttattgtgggggagtggtggcctagtagtTGTGTCCTGGAAAAGCTTCAAGATTCCTGGTTCGACTGCCACTTTGGCTCCCTGAGCAATACCCAAGCTCCAGAATACTCACCACTACCCAAGGAATGGATttaatgcagaggacacattccgtcggaatgtatgttgcaatgacaataaagatggtTATGGTATTGTGGATGAATCTGGAtatgtagagggcagaacatctGTTGGAACCAGGTAGGGAAaccttcagatgtttttttttcttcatagaaatTGTACAGAGTCACAGTTCATCATGTCATGTAGTGTATCTCCAAGCAAAAATAAAGTGccattccttaaaaaaaaaaaaaaaaaaaaactaacataaacTCTACTCCTCCACTCACCTTGGGAgatgtattagaaaaaaacaagtcagaTCATACTCTGTGCCCACAATACCTTTAGAAACAAAAGGGAGGAAAACCAATATGTGTATACGGTCAAATGGAGCGGAACTGACCAACGGAAGAATGATAATAAGACTAGTCTGGGTTCGAAGGAAAGCTTATTTGTCCAATTTCTCTGAAATAGTGGGTGCCATATTTGCAAAAATCTATCAGAGGAGCCATGCAAGGACCTTGTAATCTTTGCAAGTCTAAGGAAATACAGAACATCTCTACGCTGGTGTGGGAAAGAGGGAGGTTGTGATGTTTTTCATCTGAGACTGTCCTCATAGCTAAAAGGGTCATAAAAGCCAGAGTTCCACTGGGAGAAGGATACAGAGGATGGTCCAGACACAACCCCAAATAAGTCAGTGAAAGGATTTGGATGGATGTTCCCACCAATCACTTTGGAGTCCAATAACTCGGTAGCACCAAACACGACCAAAACATGTGAATGAGGTTTGGAAGAGGTGTTGATCGCAGGTCAGTGAAACATTGTCATATATTTTGGATAATCGAGCTTTGGTCATTTAATATTACCAGCTTGCACTGAGCAAACCTATGTTTCTATGTTttggacaaatagagggctTTTGAACTCATGCCAATATTGGGGCCAGAGCTTATCAGATACATTTGGCCCCTCCCAGAGGGTTCTGATTTGGCTGTGTGAGTGTAAATGTATTGATGCCATCTGtttatatataaatgaaatggAAACATGCACATTTGAAACAGGCAAAAGCAAAGAGTCTAAATTCAGGTCCTCAGGTCAGCTAGAAAAAGTAGCAAAATTACTGCGAACAAAATGGCAAACttgcaaataacaaaaaaaaccttgaatATTCTAATGCCAAAATTTGACCAATGTGAAAAAGATCTGTCTGTAAGGGAGCGGGGGGTGGAGAGAGGAGGAAATAATTGGCTAAAGGGACATGTGCAGAGTAACACTGTGAGTCAAAATACCATCTAAATATAACCCACATCCCAGGATATTTTAATAACTTTGTTATTTGCTTagattcaatttcaattcaattaaattttattcatatagcgccaaatcatgaaacatgtcatctcaaggcactttacaaagtcaagttcaatcatattatacagattgggtcagattatacagattggtcaaaaatgtcctatataaggaaaccagttgaatacatcaaagtcccgacaagcagcagcaAGCAGATTGTGGTCAAAGATTGGATGAAAGAATAGAGCAGAGCTTTGAGAGACAGTGCTTTCACAGAGTTGATCTCCATGACTAGCCAATCAGGAGGAGAGGGAGCATCACTGTAATGTAAAAATTCTAAAACCAGAGGCCCATTAATGATATCTGAGGTTCGATAATGCCATCCCTACCAATGATTTACATCTTTGTATACATTACTCAGACAGCCTAGGAACCTTCCCATTTCAGAGAAAGTCTGACATGATATCTATCTGTTTAAAATTAGAGCTGGGTAAAAAGTTGGGATGCTTTGAAACAAATATAAGAAATGGGGAAGAATACTCATTTTGAATGCAGTTATGATCTATAACGAAAAATTGCCAGCTGGTGTTTGGGCTCgtggttttatgtgtttttttttttttcttctgtgtaaggcattttttcatttttgggcATGCACAAACTTTTAGtataaatcttacacactgttttataaatgagacccttGTCAAGTTACGTTTCTTTCACATATGTCATGCTATGTctttttaaagctgtacttATTTCCATTTacgtttattaaaaaaagacaaaataaaacacaggttTTTTTCgttttactttattaaacaataaaaagatcaataacttaaaaataaaccttccCACGTACAACAAATATACAAGTATGAACATGAGGTAGGAGGAAAAACTCCTTCACTGAATTTCTACAGAAGTTCTGAAGGAGGCGTGTAGGTGAATCTGATTTATCAGTCACCTTTCGCCATTCTTCCAGATAATGGCAGTCTTCTTAAATGCTGAGTCACGCATACTGGTGAGCTGCTCCTAACTGAGTGAAGCAATACGTGTTCTAACATTCCCTGAAGCTATCAGTGATGTGGCTGATATTCTTGCAGCATTGCTGTCTTTCCCCATGTCTGCAAATGGGAACACGTCTCTGGTCAGGCGTGTCAGCAAACACGGCATCTCTTTCTTTCCGTCGTACTGCCGCCCTTTGGCTTCAAAGGTGTAGGCGACCCTGTGGCAGAGTCGGGTCATCAGCCTGGTCAGCTCTAGGCCCGAGTAGCCTTCCTCTTCTAGTAATGAGCAGAACGTCTGCAGGAAGATTGATCCACAGAAGTTCATGAAAGCACCGTAACCTGATAGAAAAGACAAAGGATTAATGCACCGATTCATTTTGGTCATGTGTCACTCGTATAATGTTATAATCTCAGCATCTTGCCATGGTTGAAAGATCTGTGATGCATTTTGTTCGTACTCTGAGCTCAGAATTGGTTAGTTCCAAAATGTAATTGCAATGCTCCCGGAGAGCAGATTTCTCAGTCCAAATGTCTTAGGCCCTGTGCACAGGATGTTTTtttggatgaaaattaaaacatttgttgcaGTTTTACTGTTTGTGTTCAGCACAATGGCATGCATTTTCTCTGAAAATAGCACAATTTAAAGGAACATGCGCAGTAcgactagcctcgtgagaccatcctgatctcgcgagctttcaaggtttcactcgcaaatcagtctggctactctccgttaaagaaaatttggagccgttcaccaaacaaacgtccaatcagcgctggctttgaggcgggttgaggtgtgacgcaacgagaagcgcgacagttcagtctaaagaacatggcggcttcagctgatgaaactagcgttagcgtggctatcgagcaagttttatcggaattacagagtatttctttgccgagctaacgagcctttacctgcagcagcaagagtagcttggcttgtggttgtgttttcgtcgagcgacgacgaagcatgttgacgagtacgtcatatgcttcgttgatctgattggtttatttggcttgtctatcaccaacataggccaatcagctaaccagtattttcgccccttcccaaaattacttcaacggaaggtttccagatggatatgcgaagcaaatctatctggcggcgtcaggttacagTACGACTGAAGTCAGTGGAAATTAAGCAGAGTATTGGCACACATGTGGGTGttgttgagtttcaaagaacatgCCGGATGTTCTGACCCAGTGTTGGAGCAGGGCGCTTGCTTCCTGGGAGGGATGCACGTTCCCTTTTTTAAAACCTACAGACTGCCAATCTGGGTCCCTAAGCAAGACCCTtggccccagaatgctccctgctgctcccAAAGGAGTGGGTTCAATCTTGGCATGTAGATGTGTTGACAGAAAAGGAACAGTGAGAAAATTTCACTCAATTTCCATTAGTCTGGAGAGCATTTGTTGCAATAATAAGGTTTAGTTATTGTCTAAAGGCGTTTGGGAGCGTGTGGTGATCACTTAGAAGGCTGCTTGGCTCATCATTTTGTGGAGGTGTCTGAGAGAGCTCTGGACGCAGCCTGGCTTTGGTGAGTGTCCATTGAGAATAATGTGAGGGTTTCTATAGAATGTTTTCATGTGATCATGTAAGCGTCATGCTGGAGGTCAGTCTTTTGGAGgttctgtttatctctgttaaGTGGTTAGACAAAGGTTTTCATAGCACAGCTGCATATTCACCTGGTGCTGTGGCGAACATCACAGCTGTATCCACCGGGATAGAGAAATAGTGTGAGAAGTTGCCGTCGGGTGGCTGCTGACAGGAATCCACCTCCACTCCATCATCCAGAGCTTTTCCCCGGCAGGCCTGTGAGGTTAGAGCGGAGACCCATCAAATCAACAGAGAACACGTCAGCCTGAGATGTTGTACATTATTTTCTGATGAAATCTTCACGGTTGTCCTGTTTGCCAAGAATGAAGAAGGCATACTTGTATGAGGAACAGTTTGGTCTTTTTCTCCATGCATGCATTGTCGAAGTACGTGAAGATACGAGACAGCCAGACGGGCTCCCCATCTGCTCCGAACACGCAGCCCTCCTCCCCGTGGGACGAAAGTACAGCAAGGAAACAGTCCTTCACAGGCCGCTTGCTCTCTGCAGCAGACAGACACAAAGCCAGTCATTAGAGGTATCACTCACTGACTGTCACTGACAGGGAGCAGGTCCAGCAACAAGCGTCATGTGAATGTACACAATGTTCAAAAAGTCAAGAATAGACACACTCACTGCTACTTTCTGTGTAACAGCCGTTCAAGTGTAGggctgcatgttaaacaggtagCATTCATGGGAAACGTGTCACAGGTTGTTCCTGCCcttctctttcctgtttttCAATCAATCATGGGGCTGTAAAGCTTTATCTGCTAGTGATAAAATGACATAAACTCCGTCTGAACATTGAGTTTGCTCTCTATCTGAGTTGGAAAGACATTTTCAGTTTCTGATTTAATGTCCCACACTGAAAAGGGAATGGAAGCTAGAATAAATGAGCTAAAGAtaattttctgctgttttctcttctgtctTACCAGATCCAACTTAGTAATAGGAGAAACGTTACATAAGAGTCCTAAATTTCTGTTGGTAGTTTTTTCAATACCATAAGTCAGAAAGGTGTTCAGTCATGAGTAGGCGCCAATGTTCTGAGTGTTATAGGAACCTCCTACCGACTAGGCTGTTGGATAAGATTTAAGGTCTATACTTAACAAGATTTGAGGTTTATTGGGAATTTCACGCCCAATAAACAGGTTCTCCAGGTCCAGGAAGGAGTTCTAGTGCAAACCCTCATTCGGAGAAATATATGGGGCTTTGAGGTTTTAGGCCCTTAAAGTTGGTCCCGTGATCACTGAGAGGGGTGGAATAAAATGGAGCAGGTGTTCTCCGAGGCTCAGCCCTGCCACGTCTACTTTATTAACCCACTTCATATTTTACATAGACGTATAACTCTTTAAGAGACACCTTCAAAATCTTACTTTTATGTAATTCAGCTTTGTGTTTTGGGTAAAATTAACATTCTTCTTTTATTATTGACTCCATTTCTCCCAATTCTATAGCTATATTTGCTCAACTCAAGCATTTATTTGCAGTAAATGACAAAATGTCcaaattaaaactttttggACCTTAAACATCCCAAAGAAACTACATTTTTCTCCATCCAGCCATCTGCCACGGTGCTGTTGGGCTCAGGCGATCACCGGATCACTACTCCTTAGGTAGAATGTGGATGCGGGACTCGGTTTCGATTCAACGGACTGAAATAGAATGGCTGTTATGGGGAGGTGCAGATTTCATAAGAACATTTGCAGTAGTGTGAATTTCTCCAGAACTGTATGACAGGCCTCAAAACCGCGTTTCCTTGTGAAAACAACCATCAAACAGAGATTTTTCTGCATTctcaagatattttttttttgcttgtaaatTCAAAAGGAGATATTCCATCATTATTTCAACTGCATATTACGTGCAATGAAGAAGTTTTTAGTCATTAGATCTAAAAACAGGATCTAATGACATCCTCTCCCTTATTGTGGTAAAAGGGAAACTGCATGGATGCAAAGAATTGGAAAGTAAAAACCGGCGGGAATGTATAAATCTGTTACCTTCAGAAAACAGCTGGTAGATTTCCTCGCTGCTCAGGTCGCTGTGCAGATCCACCTTGAAGCCTAGCTTGCTCAGGCTGCGGTGGAGCGACTTGGCATCCCGGTTGGCCCCAGGCCTCTTTCCCAAGGGCACCCCATGGTTAAATTTTGCCACAGACATCACCACGGCCCGGTTGCGCTCCTCGCTTCCTTCCATGAGTTCCATGAGTGGGATGGTTGTCCAGGTGGAACGCTGTGTAGCAGCTTGAATGTGTGCAGTATCACTGTTAGACTTTGAGTCTGGGCATCACTCTCCATTTAAACTCCAAGCAGGGCAGTAAAGCTCTAGCCACACCTGTTTGAGAAGCACACCCTATATGGAGTTTCCTCACAGGTTAGGTTGTAAAGTCACATGCCAAGTAGTCACATTACTGCAATGCTATTATTTGTTTAATCGGTGATAGAAAATCTACACGTACTCCTCTGCCCACCTCGACTCAGCCGTTCTACAGGCTGTGAAGCAGATTTAAAGCTGGGCCTTTTTCAACTTATTAGGTGGCACAGCACTTGTCTTTGGAAGGAAAAATAGAGAAGGCTCAGCGGGGATCTACTCCGAGTGCACTCGGTTGTGTCACATCTGATTAAGCTCAGCATTCGTTCCATCACAGCCTGTCGTCAAAGCTGTCCACCAGAGCTTTTCTCAACACTTCACTCAGGCGGAAACCTTCTGATCCGTCGGAACACGTCAGCGCAAAGTTTTCTGGGAATATTTGTGTTGACACATAACGAAACAGAGGAATCTTGCTGTTCCTGACTGCGACGCCTTCTATGGAAACTGAAACCAGagataaaaaaatctgcaataAAGACAGTTTCAAACATTTCCTGCTGTGAACAACCAGGTTTATGCTTATCTTTCCAGCACGTCCCTCTCAGACTGCACAGTTAGTGGTGGTTTTAGAGGTTTCtaataaagcttatagttagactCCCTTAGGTTACGCAGAGTAATTAGCTCCTCTGCTGTTTTAATCAGCATCTTAATCTGGTTATTTTGATTTGTGTTAAGTTAGACATGTTTATTGATTCGACAAAATTTTAGTTACAGGTTAACATATGTGTTTTTATAAAGCTGCTGTAATTTCCTATTAAGGCTAGAGATTAATACAAAAATGTGATTatgtaaaatctttttaaatattgtgaAATTTACTAATACCATTATACAGTACTGTGTTTTACAAATACTTCAAGACAATAATTCGAAGTGGTTTATAAAGATGGTAATAAAAACTATTGATTTATAGAATCAAATTCAATACATTAGAAAATGCTTCCTGATGAGgattgtttgtcagattaaaagctccttttaaaaataacaaacctCAGTCAGgtattaaaaatcctttttataaagtccacatttctgtattaaaatgtttttattggtccAATTTAATATTCTAACCTtagatgttgtgttttcattagctgtgagcagaaatcatcaaaattaactgGAAAAGATGCCTAATAATGGCGGTCTGTGTGTAATAAGCAATACAATGGGTTTTATTCAATTATGGagttatgaaaataaatgaacttttcaaaaatattctaaTGTAATGAACATGATTGTATGTATTattttcaaacatatttttgttattagaataaattcaaatttaatATAAGTATAATTATCAATGAATCAAGAAAGTATTTTATCCTCAAGGTGAAATGAAATGTTGACAGGTGTGTTTCTGTCTGAACACCTGAATACAGCtgtatctaaataaataaagaatggAACATGCattcagatcaaaactacaaataaataaatgcatgcaaGTATCAgatatgagggaaaaaaattgttttctaaGTTTGTTTAAACTGTCAGTCAACAGAATAGTTGATATGCTAGAAGGTCTGAGATTTTAGGAGCTTTAGAGGGAACTGTCAGCATGAAGAGAACTCTTAGAACTCAGGAGCCCTGTTAGGGAACTTTGACTTGACTAAAACTTTTACGAAATTCCCTGAAGTCATGGACACACAGAAGTATTTATtaatgcatttgtttatttatgaatACAGGAATaattctctttctttttattctttctttctttctttctttctttctttctttctttctttctttctttctttctttctttctttctttctttctttctttttgtcttaaCTAAAATGTCAAAGAATTGACTGAGCTATAATGTTATTCGTTAGGTATTTATggaagtttattttctttaactggaacattgtcttctttttctctcctgCTGTCTACTAGCAGATCTACAGCATCCACCTGAGCAGATGATGGTCTCTGCAACACCACATGCTTGCCACCAGGGGGCAATGAAACAGAGAGCAGATGGGACATTTTGTTAGACATACAGCAAACGTTATTAGGATAAAAAAGATGGGATCAGCAGTTACATTTTTATGGCTTCCAGCACGCTTTGGGgttgaaagaaataaaacagcaaaaagggCTAAAAACTATTTAACTTCACAGTAACTACATGCAAATCAGATGGAAAAATATAACTGATCAATAACTAATGGAGAAGTGGTAGAATGAATGGATTGATGAAAAAACACTAGATGATGGTATTATTAAGATCCAAAAGAGAATGAGAGAGATGAGAAATGGAGAGCAGAAGAGAAGATTAAGATTTGGACATACATGACTCAACAGTACGCTATTTGCAATTCATTCGTAATTTTAGTGTGTTGAATATGAGGGAAAGATGTATGATAGAATTTAGAaagattaaagaaacatttaatgCAATAAATATACCACAAaaagaaccaggaagtaaagtTATTCAAATGCtaattacgttttttttaaaaataggaCATGCTTATGAATACCAGCAGATTAATAGAATGAGCAGTTTGCAACAAACTCCCTACCaatagatggcggtaatgcgcACCTTACATTTGTTTAACCCCCAATACAATCTATGGGAAGAAGACGCACCGGAACCTCCTTGTGACGTCAGTTAAATGCGCCTGCTGTTGTGTCCGGCtgagtttagttttactttttgtcaTCAGAAAGGCTGGCCGCTGAGCATGAGGAGCAGTTGCGTCCGGACCGAGGCGGACAGGACGTGATGTGTGTCGGGCTTTTTAGAAGAATGGCTCCGTGTTAACCGCTTCCTGCGCTCCTGCTGCTCTTCACGCGGTTCCAGGCGGCGTTTTACAGGCTTTAGAACTTTTAAATACACGGCAAACAAGCCGGGAAGCTGCGACCATGTCCCGACCGCACAGGAAGAACGACATCCCGGACAGGTGAGAGGGGTCCGGCCGGGTGAAGAGCTGtgctcctcctcatcctcagcAGG contains:
- the LOC105918655 gene encoding caspase-3; its protein translation is MELMEGSEERNRAVVMSVAKFNHGVPLGKRPGANRDAKSLHRSLSKLGFKVDLHSDLSSEEIYQLFSEESKRPVKDCFLAVLSSHGEEGCVFGADGEPVWLSRIFTYFDNACMEKKTKLFLIQACRGKALDDGVEVDSCQQPPDGNFSHYFSIPVDTAVMFATAPGYGAFMNFCGSIFLQTFCSLLEEEGYSGLELTRLMTRLCHRVAYTFEAKGRQYDGKKEMPCLLTRLTRDVFPFADMGKDSNAARISATSLIASGNVRTRIASLS